The Pseudomonas sp. DG56-2 genome contains a region encoding:
- a CDS encoding alpha/beta fold hydrolase, whose product MRAFLLFLALVGALPAFATSRCDVDVATQYAQLPTLSLAYQSIGRESDPVLLLVMGLGGQLIHWPDEVVVALCEQGFRVIRYDNRDVGLTQWRQAPSSANLTYQLLRYKLGLSVAAPYSLTDMAEDGLGLMDSLHVERFHVIGVSMGGMIAQHLAALSPQRVESLTLIMSSSGALGLPLPSPALVQLLARREAPTREVAIEQQADLLAALGSPQVEDDRQALLQQAAQSYDRAFNPEGGKRQIMAILAEPSRVELLDDLRLPTLVVHGTADPLLPVMHGVHLAAHIRGSQLRLIPGLAHRFQEPFKAPLLGAILPYLKTQRLTDAHLAVF is encoded by the coding sequence ATGCGGGCATTTTTATTATTTCTGGCGCTGGTAGGCGCTTTACCAGCGTTTGCGACGTCCCGTTGCGACGTCGATGTGGCCACCCAGTACGCGCAATTGCCGACACTGAGCCTGGCCTATCAAAGCATTGGTCGGGAATCGGATCCGGTATTGCTATTGGTAATGGGACTGGGCGGCCAGTTGATCCACTGGCCCGATGAAGTGGTGGTTGCGTTGTGCGAGCAGGGCTTTCGGGTCATTCGCTATGACAACCGTGATGTTGGCCTGACGCAGTGGCGCCAGGCTCCGTCCAGCGCCAATCTGACCTATCAGTTGCTGCGTTACAAGCTGGGGCTTTCCGTTGCAGCGCCGTACTCGCTCACCGATATGGCTGAAGACGGTTTGGGCCTGATGGACTCGCTGCACGTGGAGCGTTTCCACGTAATTGGCGTGAGCATGGGCGGGATGATTGCTCAGCACCTGGCAGCGCTGTCACCGCAACGGGTCGAAAGCCTGACCTTGATCATGTCCAGCTCTGGCGCCCTGGGCTTGCCTTTACCGAGCCCAGCCTTGGTGCAACTGCTGGCAAGGCGCGAGGCGCCCACGCGTGAGGTGGCCATCGAGCAGCAAGCGGATTTGCTCGCAGCCTTGGGTAGTCCACAGGTTGAGGATGATCGCCAGGCGCTGTTGCAGCAGGCGGCGCAATCCTATGACCGTGCCTTCAATCCTGAAGGCGGCAAGCGTCAGATCATGGCGATTCTTGCCGAGCCCAGTCGGGTCGAGCTACTGGATGATTTACGCCTGCCGACGCTGGTGGTGCACGGCACCGCAGACCCGCTGTTGCCGGTCATGCATGGAGTGCATCTGGCGGCGCATATTCGCGGCAGCCAATTGCGCCTGATTCCCGGGCTTGCCCATCGTTTTCAGGAGCCGTTCAAGGCGCCTTTGTTGGGCGCGATATTGCCCTACCTGAAAACACAGCGGCTGACGGATGCGCACCTGGCGGTGTTTTGA
- a CDS encoding GlpM family protein translates to MLKACLGAAVVVILAALAKTRNYYIAGLVPLFPTFALIAHYIVGKGRSLEDLKTTILFGMWSIIPYFVYLAALYVLVDRMRLELSLALAAVAWLVAATVLVGVWVRLH, encoded by the coding sequence ATACTCAAAGCTTGCCTGGGCGCCGCAGTGGTGGTGATTCTTGCCGCCTTGGCGAAAACCCGTAATTACTACATTGCCGGGCTGGTTCCGTTGTTCCCGACCTTTGCCCTGATCGCCCACTACATTGTCGGCAAGGGCCGCTCGCTGGAAGACCTGAAAACCACCATCCTCTTCGGCATGTGGTCGATCATTCCTTACTTCGTCTACCTGGCAGCGCTGTATGTGCTAGTGGATCGCATGCGCCTGGAGCTGTCGTTGGCGCTCGCGGCGGTGGCCTGGCTTGTGGCTGCGACGGTGCTGGTCGGTGTCTGGGTAAGGTTGCACTGA
- a CDS encoding sigma-54 dependent transcriptional regulator produces the protein MNQAPLTVLIVEDDPHVLLGCQQALALEDIACEGVGSAEEALQRIGDDFAGIVVSDIRLPGIDGLELLNRLKARDASLPVVLITGHGDIDMAVGAMRNGAYDFMEKPFAPERLVEVVRRALEQRGLSREVFALRRQLAEQSTLEGRIIGRSPAMQNLRDLIANVADTSANVLIEGETGTGKELVARCLHDFSRRQGQPFVALNCGGLPENLFESEIFGHEANAFTGAGKRRIGKIEHANGGTLFLDEVESMPINLQIKLLRVLQERTLERLGSNQSIPVDCRVIAATKSDLDALGQSGQFRSDLYYRLNVVTLELPPLRERREDILQLFEHFLQLSSLRFDREIPQLDSQTLSRLMAHDWPGNVRELRNVAERYALGLPAFKKAGANSNQGLGFAEAVEAFERNLLSDALQRTGGNLSQASQELGMAKTTLFDKVKKYGLG, from the coding sequence ATGAATCAAGCGCCTCTTACCGTCCTGATCGTCGAAGACGACCCGCATGTGCTGCTCGGCTGCCAGCAGGCGCTGGCGCTGGAAGATATCGCCTGTGAAGGCGTCGGCAGTGCCGAAGAAGCCTTGCAACGCATCGGTGATGATTTCGCCGGCATCGTGGTCAGCGACATCCGCCTGCCCGGCATCGATGGCCTGGAACTGCTGAATCGCCTCAAGGCCCGGGACGCCAGCCTGCCCGTGGTACTGATCACCGGACACGGCGACATCGACATGGCTGTCGGAGCGATGCGCAATGGCGCCTACGATTTCATGGAAAAGCCCTTCGCGCCGGAGCGCCTGGTCGAAGTGGTCCGCCGCGCCTTGGAACAGCGTGGGTTGTCGCGCGAAGTTTTCGCCTTGCGTCGGCAGTTGGCTGAACAAAGTACCCTGGAAGGCCGGATCATCGGTCGCTCCCCCGCCATGCAGAACCTGCGTGATTTGATCGCCAACGTCGCCGACACCTCTGCCAACGTCCTGATCGAAGGTGAGACCGGTACCGGCAAGGAGCTGGTCGCCCGCTGCCTGCACGACTTCAGCCGCCGCCAGGGTCAACCTTTCGTTGCCCTGAACTGTGGGGGGTTACCGGAAAACCTGTTCGAAAGCGAGATATTTGGCCATGAGGCCAACGCCTTCACCGGAGCAGGCAAACGCCGTATCGGCAAGATCGAGCACGCCAATGGCGGCACGTTGTTTCTCGACGAAGTCGAAAGCATGCCGATCAACTTGCAGATCAAACTGCTGCGGGTATTGCAGGAGCGTACCTTGGAGCGTCTGGGCTCGAACCAGAGCATTCCTGTCGATTGCCGGGTCATTGCTGCCACTAAATCCGATCTCGATGCCTTGGGCCAAAGCGGACAGTTTCGTAGCGACCTGTACTATCGCCTCAACGTCGTAACCCTGGAATTGCCACCGCTGCGCGAGCGTCGGGAAGATATCCTGCAATTATTCGAACACTTTCTGCAGTTGTCGTCATTGCGCTTCGATCGAGAAATCCCGCAGTTGGACAGCCAGACCTTGTCGCGCCTGATGGCCCACGACTGGCCGGGCAACGTGCGGGAGCTGCGCAACGTTGCCGAACGTTACGCCCTGGGTTTGCCAGCCTTCAAGAAAGCCGGCGCCAACAGCAACCAGGGCTTGGGGTTCGCCGAAGCGGTCGAGGCTTTTGAACGCAACCTGCTCAGTGACGCCTTGCAACGCACTGGCGGCAACCTTAGTCAGGCCAGCCAGGAACTGGGCATGGCCAAGACCACCCTGTTCGATAAAGTCAAAAAGTACGGTTTGGGTTGA
- a CDS encoding ATP-binding protein, with product MKCDPTLFRPAKPDLAVKPRLIRQLLIPPLIILLMIGLGMAGFLISEHNGIRSLSESGERQLELHARGVESEISKYTYLPSLLELENSVSSLLTEPDGDYRQTVNEYLEGLNRRSRSRAIFVLDTTGRVQATSNWRDVDSFLGEDLSFRAYFQQAVRGQPGRFYGIGSTTGEPGYYLAHGLEEHGKIIGVAVIKVRLENMEERWQRARLEAFVSDENGIIILSSDPARRLKSVRPLTPEIKERLARSLQYYWWPLNELQPLSRETLADGIEKLSFPANAELDDGHREVAFLAQTRRLNDTPWHFTLLTPLQDLRRESIIQGVLVAVAFALLTIVLIAWNERRKVIATRLAAREALEEANSQLERKITERTADLRASNDRLKGQIRERRQAEQTLRHAQDELVQAGKLAAIGQMSTSIAHELNQPLAALRTLSGNTVRFLERGALETASTNLLTMNDLIDRMGRITASLRSFARRGEDSGQASLGKAVDASLQVLGNRIAGCHLKLHSQFDDHTLAIDQTRLEQILVNLIGNALDAMAAQPKPELWLEGELQGDKYRLRVRDNGHGIDDETRKHLFEPFFTTKPGEHGLGLGLTLSASLAAAAKGSLSVEHPANGGTAFVLALPLVNAPTESVEPL from the coding sequence ATGAAATGCGACCCTACGCTCTTTCGCCCAGCCAAGCCTGACCTTGCCGTGAAACCCCGCCTGATCCGACAACTGCTGATTCCGCCCTTGATCATCCTGCTGATGATCGGCCTGGGCATGGCTGGCTTCCTGATCAGCGAGCACAACGGCATTCGTAGCTTGAGCGAATCCGGCGAGCGCCAGCTTGAGCTGCACGCACGCGGCGTCGAAAGCGAAATCAGCAAATACACCTATCTGCCGAGCCTGCTGGAGCTGGAAAACAGCGTTTCCAGCTTGCTGACCGAGCCCGATGGCGATTATCGCCAGACAGTCAACGAATACCTCGAAGGTCTCAATCGGCGTAGTCGCAGTCGGGCGATCTTTGTGCTCGATACCACCGGCCGGGTCCAGGCCACCAGCAACTGGCGCGATGTCGACAGTTTCCTCGGTGAGGATCTGTCCTTCCGTGCCTATTTCCAGCAAGCCGTACGCGGCCAGCCTGGACGCTTCTACGGGATTGGCAGTACCACCGGTGAACCAGGCTACTATCTCGCCCACGGGCTGGAAGAACACGGCAAGATCATTGGCGTCGCAGTGATCAAGGTTCGCCTTGAAAACATGGAAGAGCGTTGGCAACGGGCGCGCCTGGAAGCCTTCGTCAGTGACGAAAACGGCATCATTATTCTTTCCAGCGATCCGGCCCGGCGCCTCAAGTCCGTGCGCCCGCTGACCCCGGAAATCAAGGAACGCCTGGCCCGCAGCCTGCAGTATTACTGGTGGCCACTCAATGAACTGCAGCCTTTGTCGCGCGAAACCTTGGCTGACGGCATCGAAAAACTCAGCTTTCCGGCCAACGCCGAGCTCGACGATGGCCATCGCGAAGTAGCTTTCCTGGCCCAGACCCGTCGGTTGAACGACACCCCCTGGCATTTCACCTTGCTTACTCCGCTGCAGGACCTGCGCCGCGAATCGATCATCCAGGGTGTACTGGTAGCAGTGGCCTTTGCCTTGTTGACCATTGTCTTGATTGCCTGGAACGAACGGCGCAAGGTTATCGCCACACGCCTTGCCGCACGGGAGGCGCTGGAGGAAGCCAACAGCCAGCTGGAGCGCAAGATCACTGAGCGCACTGCTGACCTGCGCGCCAGCAACGACCGTCTCAAGGGGCAGATTCGTGAGCGGCGCCAGGCCGAACAAACCTTGCGTCATGCCCAGGACGAGTTGGTCCAGGCCGGAAAGCTCGCGGCCATCGGCCAGATGTCCACCAGCATTGCCCATGAGTTGAACCAGCCATTGGCAGCGCTGCGTACACTGTCAGGTAATACTGTGCGCTTTCTGGAGCGTGGTGCCCTGGAAACCGCCAGTACCAACCTGCTCACCATGAACGATCTGATCGACCGCATGGGACGCATTACCGCCAGCCTGCGCTCGTTTGCCCGACGTGGCGAAGACAGCGGTCAGGCTTCGCTGGGCAAGGCAGTGGACGCCAGCCTGCAGGTGCTTGGCAACCGCATTGCCGGCTGCCACCTGAAGCTGCACAGCCAGTTCGACGACCACACGTTGGCTATCGATCAGACTCGCCTGGAGCAGATTCTGGTCAACCTGATTGGCAACGCACTGGACGCCATGGCCGCCCAGCCCAAACCAGAGCTGTGGCTCGAAGGCGAGTTGCAGGGCGACAAGTATCGCCTGCGGGTACGCGACAACGGTCATGGCATCGACGACGAAACCCGCAAGCACCTGTTCGAACCATTTTTCACCACCAAGCCGGGAGAGCATGGTCTGGGCCTGGGTCTGACCCTGTCCGCCAGCCTCGCCGCCGCTGCCAAAGGTAGCCTGAGTGTCGAGCACCCTGCCAATGGCGGCACGGCGTTCGTGCTTGCGCTGCCATTGGTCAATGCCCCTACAGAATCTGTCGAGCCCCTATGA
- a CDS encoding amino acid ABC transporter ATP-binding protein gives MISIKNVNKWYGDFQVLTDCNTEVKKGEVVVVCGPSGSGKSTLIKCVNALEPFQKGDIVVDGTSIADPKTNLPKLRSRVGMVFQHFELFPHLTITENLTIAQRKVLGRSEAEATKKGLALLDRVGLSAHAKKHPGQLSGGQQQRVAIARALSMDPIVMLFDEPTSALDPEMVNEVLDVMVELAHEGMTMMCVTHEMGFARKVANRVIFMDQGKIIEDCQKEAFFGDPTARHERTQHFLSKILQH, from the coding sequence ATGATCTCCATCAAGAACGTCAACAAATGGTACGGCGACTTCCAGGTTCTGACCGACTGTAATACCGAGGTCAAGAAAGGCGAAGTGGTTGTAGTCTGCGGTCCTTCGGGCTCGGGCAAGTCAACCCTGATCAAATGCGTCAACGCCCTGGAGCCTTTTCAGAAGGGTGACATCGTCGTCGACGGCACCTCGATTGCCGACCCCAAGACCAACCTGCCCAAACTGCGCTCGCGCGTTGGTATGGTGTTCCAGCACTTCGAGCTGTTCCCGCACCTGACCATCACCGAAAACCTGACCATTGCCCAGCGTAAGGTACTGGGTCGCAGCGAAGCGGAAGCAACCAAGAAGGGCCTGGCCCTGCTCGACCGCGTAGGCCTGAGTGCCCACGCTAAAAAGCACCCTGGGCAACTCTCCGGCGGCCAACAGCAACGGGTAGCCATTGCCCGGGCTCTGTCGATGGACCCGATCGTCATGCTGTTCGACGAACCAACGTCGGCACTGGACCCGGAAATGGTCAATGAAGTGCTCGACGTAATGGTCGAGCTGGCTCACGAAGGCATGACCATGATGTGCGTAACCCACGAGATGGGCTTTGCCCGCAAGGTTGCCAATCGGGTGATTTTCATGGACCAGGGCAAGATTATCGAGGACTGCCAGAAGGAAGCCTTCTTTGGCGACCCGACAGCACGCCACGAGCGTACCCAACACTTCCTCAGCAAAATCCTGCAACACTGA
- a CDS encoding amino acid ABC transporter permease, translating into MMDFSGIIPALPGLWNGMVMTLQLMVMGVIGGIALGTVLALMRLSSSKLLANVAGAYVNYFRSIPLLLVITWFYLAVPFVLRWITGEDTPIGAFTSCVVAFMMFEAAYFCEIVRAGVQSISKGQMGAAQALGMTYGQTMRLIILPQAFRKMTPLLLQQSIILFQDTSLVYTVGLVDFLNAARANGDIIGRSNEFLVFAGVVYFVISFSASYLVKRLQKRITV; encoded by the coding sequence ATAATGGACTTCAGTGGAATCATTCCGGCCCTGCCAGGGCTGTGGAACGGCATGGTCATGACCCTGCAACTGATGGTCATGGGCGTGATCGGTGGTATCGCGCTGGGCACCGTTCTGGCCTTGATGCGGCTGTCTTCGAGCAAGCTGCTGGCCAATGTTGCCGGTGCTTACGTCAACTACTTCCGCTCCATCCCATTGCTGTTGGTGATCACCTGGTTCTACCTGGCAGTGCCTTTTGTACTGCGCTGGATCACCGGTGAAGACACGCCAATTGGCGCATTCACCTCCTGCGTCGTGGCATTCATGATGTTCGAGGCAGCGTACTTCTGCGAAATCGTCCGGGCGGGCGTGCAGTCGATCTCCAAAGGTCAAATGGGCGCAGCCCAGGCCTTGGGCATGACCTACGGCCAGACCATGCGCCTGATAATTCTGCCCCAGGCGTTTCGCAAGATGACGCCGCTGCTGCTGCAGCAGAGCATCATCCTGTTCCAGGACACCTCGCTGGTCTACACCGTCGGTTTGGTCGACTTCCTCAACGCGGCACGTGCCAACGGCGACATCATCGGACGCTCCAACGAGTTCCTGGTGTTCGCGGGTGTTGTCTACTTTGTCATCAGCTTCTCCGCTTCCTACCTGGTCAAGCGTCTGCAGAAAAGGATAACCGTATGA
- a CDS encoding amino acid ABC transporter permease: MNYNWDWGVFFKSTGVGSETYLDWYITGLGWTIAIAVAAWIIALSLGSVLGVMRTVPNRLVSGIATCYVELFRNVPLLVQLFIWYFLVPDLLPEGLQEWFKQDLNPTTSALISVVICLGLFTAARVCEQVRTGIQALPRGQEAAARAMGFRLPQIYWNVLLPQAYRIIIPPLTSEFLNVFKNSSVASLIGLMELLAQTKQTAEFSANLFEAFTLATLIYFTLNMSLMLLMRMIEKKVSVPGLISVGGK, from the coding sequence ATGAATTACAACTGGGACTGGGGCGTATTCTTCAAGTCCACTGGCGTGGGCAGCGAGACCTATCTGGACTGGTACATCACCGGTCTGGGCTGGACCATCGCCATTGCCGTCGCCGCCTGGATTATCGCGCTGTCGCTGGGCTCTGTGCTCGGTGTCATGCGTACTGTGCCGAACCGTCTGGTGTCGGGTATCGCCACGTGCTACGTGGAACTGTTTCGTAACGTACCGCTGCTGGTGCAGCTGTTCATCTGGTACTTTCTGGTGCCAGACCTGCTGCCGGAAGGTCTGCAGGAATGGTTCAAGCAAGACCTTAATCCGACCACTTCGGCGCTCATCAGCGTAGTGATCTGCCTGGGCCTGTTCACCGCGGCGCGTGTTTGCGAACAAGTGCGCACCGGTATCCAGGCGCTGCCACGCGGCCAGGAAGCCGCCGCCCGCGCCATGGGTTTCAGGCTGCCGCAGATTTACTGGAACGTACTGCTGCCGCAAGCCTACCGGATCATCATTCCGCCGCTCACCTCAGAATTTCTGAACGTCTTCAAGAACTCCTCGGTGGCCTCGCTGATCGGCCTGATGGAGTTGTTGGCGCAAACCAAACAGACCGCCGAGTTCTCGGCCAACCTGTTTGAAGCCTTCACCCTGGCGACACTGATCTACTTCACCCTGAACATGAGCCTGATGCTGCTGATGCGCATGATCGAGAAGAAGGTCTCGGTACCCGGCTTGATTTCCGTGGGGGGCAAATAA
- a CDS encoding glutamate/aspartate ABC transporter substrate-binding protein → MRIVPHLLGAAITAALISTPVAAAELTGTLKKINDSGTITLGHRDASIPFSYIADASGKPVGYSHDIQLAIVEALKKDLNKPDLKVKYNLVTSQTRIPLVQNGTVDVECGSTTNNVERQQQVAFSVGIFEVGTRLLTKAEDGKPENAKYKDFPDLAGKNVVTTAGTTSERILKSMNADKQMKMNVISAKDHGESFQMLESGRAVAFMMDDALLAGEMAKAKNPKGWAIVGTPQSYEIYGCMVRKDDAPFKEAVDKAIVALYKSGEINKIYDKWFNQPVPPKGLNLQFPMSDELKALIANPTDKAADEKKS, encoded by the coding sequence ATGCGTATCGTTCCCCACCTGTTGGGCGCAGCTATCACAGCTGCTTTGATCAGCACGCCAGTTGCAGCCGCCGAGCTGACCGGCACCCTGAAAAAAATCAACGACTCGGGCACCATTACTCTGGGGCACCGCGACGCTTCTATCCCGTTCTCTTACATCGCCGACGCATCGGGTAAACCCGTCGGTTACTCCCATGACATTCAGTTGGCTATCGTCGAGGCCCTGAAAAAGGACCTGAACAAGCCGGACTTGAAGGTCAAGTACAACCTCGTCACCTCCCAGACCCGTATTCCACTGGTTCAGAACGGTACCGTTGACGTCGAGTGTGGTTCGACCACCAACAACGTCGAACGCCAGCAGCAAGTGGCGTTCTCGGTCGGTATCTTCGAAGTCGGTACTCGTCTGCTGACCAAGGCCGAAGACGGCAAGCCGGAAAACGCCAAGTACAAGGACTTCCCTGACCTGGCGGGCAAAAACGTGGTAACGACCGCGGGCACCACTTCCGAGCGCATCCTCAAGTCGATGAACGCCGACAAGCAGATGAAAATGAACGTCATCTCGGCCAAGGACCATGGCGAGTCCTTCCAGATGCTCGAGTCTGGCCGCGCCGTTGCTTTCATGATGGATGACGCGCTGCTGGCAGGCGAAATGGCCAAGGCCAAGAATCCAAAGGGCTGGGCAATCGTCGGCACCCCTCAGTCCTATGAAATCTACGGCTGTATGGTTCGCAAAGACGACGCACCGTTCAAGGAAGCCGTCGACAAGGCCATCGTGGCCCTCTACAAGTCGGGCGAGATCAACAAGATCTACGACAAATGGTTCAATCAGCCAGTCCCACCAAAGGGCCTGAATCTGCAGTTCCCGATGAGCGACGAGCTCAAGGCACTGATCGCCAATCCTACCGACAAAGCTGCAGACGAAAAGAAGTCCTGA
- the glpD gene encoding glycerol-3-phosphate dehydrogenase has product MPQSSLSSPPLADIYDLAVIGGGINGVGIAADAAGRGLSVFLCEKDDLASHTSSASSKLIHGGLRYLEHYEFRLVREALAEREVLLAKAPHIVKPMRFVLPHRPHLRPAWMIRAGLFLYDNLGKRKQLGASRSLRFGPGNPLKPAITRGFEYADCAVDDARLVVLNAMAARENGADIRTRTRCISAQRVDGVWNVVLEHADGSQKSIRARALVNAAGPWVAKFIQDDLKLDAPYGIRLIQGSHLIVPRLYEGEHAYILQNEDQRIVFAIPYLERFTLIGTTDREYTGDPAEVTITEGETDYLLKVVNEHFNHQLSRADILHTYAGVRPLCNDESDNPSAVTRDYTLALSSSTGEAPLLSVFGGKLTTYRKLAESAMGQLAPFFTQMRGSWTASATLPGGEDMTTPQALSDAILARCGWLPAEIAKRWALTYGTRVWRLLEGVDGPVDLGEAIGGGLFTREVDYLCSEEWAVSADDILWRRSKLGLFTSAGEQQALRDYLQRLELNRARAQAA; this is encoded by the coding sequence GTGCCGCAATCCAGCTTGTCATCGCCCCCCCTTGCCGACATCTATGACCTCGCCGTAATTGGCGGCGGCATCAACGGCGTCGGCATTGCCGCCGACGCGGCCGGGCGCGGGCTGTCGGTTTTTCTCTGCGAGAAAGACGACCTGGCAAGCCATACCTCGTCGGCCAGCAGCAAGCTGATTCACGGCGGCTTGCGTTATCTGGAACACTACGAGTTTCGCTTGGTGCGTGAAGCGCTGGCCGAGCGTGAGGTACTGCTGGCCAAAGCCCCGCATATCGTCAAGCCGATGCGCTTTGTGCTCCCGCATCGCCCGCACTTGCGACCCGCATGGATGATTCGTGCTGGCTTGTTCCTGTACGACAACCTGGGTAAACGCAAACAGCTCGGTGCTTCCCGCAGCCTGCGCTTTGGCCCCGGCAACCCGCTCAAGCCGGCAATCACCCGCGGCTTCGAGTACGCCGACTGCGCGGTTGATGACGCGCGACTGGTCGTGCTCAACGCCATGGCAGCCCGTGAAAACGGTGCCGATATCCGCACGCGCACCCGTTGCATCAGCGCTCAACGCGTTGATGGCGTATGGAACGTGGTGCTGGAACACGCCGATGGCAGCCAGAAATCGATTCGCGCCCGCGCGCTGGTCAATGCCGCCGGTCCATGGGTTGCAAAGTTCATTCAGGACGACCTCAAGCTCGACGCGCCTTATGGCATTCGCCTGATTCAAGGCAGCCACCTGATCGTACCGAGACTGTACGAAGGTGAGCACGCCTACATTCTGCAGAACGAAGACCAGCGCATCGTGTTCGCCATCCCGTATTTGGAGCGCTTCACCCTGATTGGCACAACCGATCGCGAATACACCGGTGATCCGGCCGAGGTCACGATTACCGAAGGCGAGACGGACTACCTGCTCAAGGTGGTAAACGAGCATTTCAATCATCAACTCAGCCGTGCAGACATCCTCCACACCTACGCGGGCGTACGTCCGTTGTGCAACGACGAATCCGACAACCCATCAGCTGTGACCCGTGACTACACCCTGGCGCTGTCCTCAAGCACCGGTGAAGCACCTCTGCTTTCGGTGTTTGGCGGCAAGCTGACCACCTACCGCAAGCTGGCTGAATCGGCCATGGGCCAACTCGCGCCTTTCTTCACCCAGATGCGTGGAAGCTGGACCGCCAGCGCCACGCTACCGGGAGGCGAAGACATGACCACCCCGCAAGCCCTCAGCGACGCCATCCTCGCCCGTTGCGGCTGGCTGCCAGCGGAAATCGCCAAGCGCTGGGCGCTCACCTACGGCACGCGGGTCTGGCGCCTGCTCGAAGGGGTTGACGGCCCCGTGGACCTGGGTGAAGCCATCGGCGGCGGCCTGTTCACTCGCGAAGTGGATTACCTGTGCAGTGAAGAATGGGCAGTCAGCGCTGACGATATCTTGTGGCGTCGGAGCAAACTGGGCTTGTTCACCAGCGCAGGGGAGCAACAGGCACTGCGCGATTACTTGCAACGCCTGGAATTGAATCGAGCACGCGCTCAAGCGGCCTGA
- a CDS encoding DeoR/GlpR family transcriptional regulator, which translates to MNLPPRQQQILELVRERGYVSIEEMAQLFVVTPQTIRRDINQLAEVNLLRRYHGGAAYDSSIENTAYAMRADQMRDEKQRIAEAIAAQIPDHASLFINIGTTTESIARALLNHNHLKIITNNLHVASILSAKDDFEVLLAGGNVRRDGGVVGQASVDFINQFKVDFALVGISGIDEDGSLLDFDYQEVRVSQAIIANARQVILAADSSKFGRNAMVRLGSISLIDCLVTDHAPVPALTQLLNQHKIRLEVV; encoded by the coding sequence ATGAACCTCCCTCCACGCCAACAACAAATCCTCGAACTGGTCCGCGAGCGCGGCTATGTCAGTATCGAGGAAATGGCGCAGTTGTTTGTCGTTACCCCGCAAACCATCCGCCGTGATATCAACCAACTCGCCGAAGTGAATCTGCTGCGCCGTTACCACGGGGGCGCCGCTTACGACTCGAGCATCGAGAACACCGCTTACGCCATGCGCGCAGACCAGATGCGCGACGAAAAGCAGCGAATTGCCGAAGCTATCGCGGCCCAGATTCCTGACCACGCCTCATTGTTCATCAATATCGGCACGACGACCGAGTCGATCGCCCGTGCCCTGCTCAATCACAACCATCTGAAAATCATCACCAACAACCTGCACGTCGCCTCCATCCTCAGTGCCAAGGATGACTTCGAGGTGCTTCTGGCAGGTGGCAATGTCCGCCGTGACGGCGGCGTGGTTGGCCAGGCCAGTGTCGACTTCATCAATCAGTTCAAGGTCGACTTCGCTCTGGTAGGTATCAGTGGGATCGACGAGGACGGCAGCCTGCTGGATTTCGATTATCAGGAAGTACGGGTTTCCCAAGCGATCATTGCCAACGCCCGCCAGGTCATCCTCGCGGCCGACTCAAGCAAGTTCGGCCGCAACGCCATGGTGCGTTTGGGATCGATCAGCCTGATCGATTGCCTGGTCACCGATCACGCCCCTGTTCCAGCCCTCACCCAACTGCTCAACCAGCACAAGATCCGTCTGGAAGTGGTCTGA